From Aedes albopictus strain Foshan chromosome 1, AalbF5, whole genome shotgun sequence, one genomic window encodes:
- the LOC134291419 gene encoding uncharacterized protein K02A2.6-like, translating into MSRAIPPFRCNEIDKNKLHKAWQVWKRSLEYYFEAEDITDQKRKRAKLLHLGGPQLQALFQSLPNSERFALVSLEKAYYDVAIQAFDEFFQPGRQDVLERHNLRRMKQNEDERFAEFVIRIRQQIAECGVDKYEPAVSKILTDIMLTDTIVEGCASAELRKQILQKDRSVEEIEEIGKSLEGVQKQLKDFGSLREEGKHHDRVYGIQSKPRYHPGRARATGSVQPNSKKPEMKCFKCGLFGHISTDTRCPARGKSCNRCKRTGHFEARCRIQARSAFPWEEESTEAKRIRVVERATAQDQVRESNAIEASEPPASTPQKTYYAFYAGNDSNMVTCVIGGVSQPMLVDSGAEANLITDVAWEALKSAGIEVLNCEKGSDRVLKSYANNIPLTVLGTFKAVVTVGVKSVQAEFFVIKGGQRSLLGDVTSKMLGILKVGLEVDQVSESLKPLSKISDVSVHIHLDPTVKPIFQPMRRVPVALEEAVNSKLKELMARDIIEEKKGPVTWVSPLVVVGKANGEPRICLDLRRVNEAVLRERHPMPVIDDFLARIGPNMVRSKLDVKDSFLQLELDEESRDAMVFLTARGLYRFKRMPFGLVSAPEVFQKTMDTILAGCEGTWWYIDDVYIEGKDKQEHDERVAKVE; encoded by the coding sequence ATGTCACGAGCCATACCGCCTTTCAGATGCAATGAGATTGACAAAAACAAGTTGCATAAAGCATGGCAGGTTTGGAAACGGTCTTTGGAGTATTATTTTGAAGCAGAGGACATCACCGACCAAAAACGGAAGCGCGCTAAGCTTCTGCATCTCGGGGGGCCCCAACTACAGGCGTTGTTCCAGTCTCTTCCAAATAGCGAACGATTTGCTCTAGTATCTCTAGAGAAGGCATATTACGACGTGGCTATTCAAGCATTTGACGAGTTTTTTCAACCGGGGCGGCAGGATGTTTTGGAGCGGCATAACTTACGGCGGATGAAACAAAACGAAGATGAGAGGTTTGCCGAGTTCGTCATCAGGATCAGGCAGCAGATTGCGGAGTGTGGTGTTGATAAGTACGAACCAGCGGTTAGCAAGATACTGACGGATATCATGCTAACGGATACCATAGTAGAAGGATGTGCATCGGCGGAGTTGCGAAAGCAGATCTTGCAGAAGGATCGCTCGGTGGAAGAAATCGAAGAAATTGGGAAATCGCTAGAAGGAGTTCAGAAGCAGTTGAAGGATTTTGGGTCGCTTCGGGAAGAAGGAAAGCATCACGATCGCGTATATGGCATCCAGTCTAAGCCTCGATACCATCCCGGGAGAGCAAGAGCGACAGGAAGCGTCCAGCCAAACTCCAAAAAGCCGGAAATGAAATGTTTCAAATGCGGACTTTTTGGCCATATCTCGACTGACACACGATGCCCGGCCAGAGGAAAATCGTGCAACCGATGCAAGAGAACTGGGCATTTCGAAGCTCGATGCCGTATACAAGCCCGGTCTGCCTTTCCCTGGGAAGAAGAGTCGACGGAAGCTAAACGGATTCGGGTAGTTGAACGAGCAACGGCACAAGACCAGGTGCGCGAATCCAACGCGATTGAGGCTAGTGAACCTCCTGCGAGTACTCCACAGAAAACATATTATGCTTTCTATGCAGGAAACGATTCGAACATGGTGACCTGCGTGATTGGGggagtttcacaaccgatgttGGTGGACTCGGGTGCCGAGGCAAATTTGATTACCGATGTGGCATGGGAGGCACTCAAATCAGCCGGAATCGAAGTTTTGAACTGTGAAAAAGGAAGCGACCGCGTGTTGAAAAGCTATGCGAACAACATTCCATTGACTGTGCTGGGTACGTTTAAAGCTGTCGTGACCGTTGGAGTGAAGTCTGTGCAAGCCGAGTTTTTCGTGATCAAAGGGGGCCAGCGATCGCTTTTGGGAGATGTGACATCCAAGATGTTGGGAATATTGAAAGTGGGTCTGGAGGTAGATCAAGTATCAGAGTCCTTGAAACCGCTTTCTAAGATCTCTGATGTATCGGTGCACATTCATCTGGACCCAACAGTTAAACCCATTTTTCAACCAATGCGACGAGTTCCCGTAGCTCTGGAGGAAGCGGTCAACAGTAAGTTGAAGGAACTAATGGCAAGGGATATCATAGAGGAAAAGAAGGGCCCGGTAACTTGGGTATCGCCTTTGGTGGTGGTCGGAAAGGCAAACGGAGAACCTCGGATCTGCCTCGACCTGAGGAGGGTTAATGAAGCTGTGTTAAGAGAAAGACACCCGATGCCGGTAATCGATGACTTTTTGGCCAGAATCGGACCAAATATGGTCCGCAGTAAGCTAGATGTCAAAGACTCCTTCTTGCAACTTGAGCTGGATGAAGAGTCAAGAGACGCGATGGTGTTCCTCACAGCACGAGGACTATACCGATTCAAACGTATGCCATTTGGGTTGGTATCGGCGccagaagtttttcagaaaacaaTGGACACGATACTAGCAGGATGCGAGGGTACATGGTGGTACATCGACGATGTGTACATCGAAGGAAAGGACAAACAAGAACATGATGAACGAGTGGCCAAGGTAGAGTAG